The sequence below is a genomic window from Nostoc flagelliforme CCNUN1.
GTCGCTAAAGTCTACCTGCAAAGCTTTGTCTTTAATTAGCAATTGCATCAACGAAGTTACGTTCTTGGCATACAATTGGCTGGCGTGAATTGGCATCGATGATGGGAGATTGATGGGGCCGATAATTGTTACGCCGTTCCAGACAATATCTTTACCTGGTTCTGTGCAGGCGCAGTTACCACCCTGTTCAGCTGCCAAATCCACAATCACTGAACCTGGTTTCATTTGTGCCACCATTTCTTCTGTAACGAGCCGTGGTGCTTGTCTGCCAGGAACTTGAGCAGTAGTAATCACCACATCAGAATTTTTAATGTGTTCAGTGACAACTTCTTGGGTACGTTGTTTGCTAGCCTCAGAGATTTCCTTGGCGTAACCGCCAGCAGCAACGGTTTCTTCGTCTAATTTGACTTCAACGAATTTTGCCCCTAAGCTTTGCACTTCTTCTTTGACGGCGGGACGGATATCAAAGGCTTCTACCACTGCTCCCAAGCGTCTAGCGGTGGCGATCGCTTGCAATCCGGCTACACCAGCACCCATAATAAATACTTTCGCTGGAGCGATCGTACCTGCGGCTGTGGTTAACATCGGGAAGTATTTCGGTAATGCAGCTGCGGCAATTAGTACAGCCTTGTAACCTGCTAATGAAGCTTGCGAGGACAAAGCATCCATACTTTGCGCCCTGGTGGTACGGGGAATCATTTCCATACTCAAGGCTGTGACTTTCCGATTTGCTAGTTGCTGTGCTACAACAGGATTTCCCAAAGGATTGAGGAAACTGAGTAAAACAGCCCCTTCCTTTAACAAGTCAATTTCTGAGCGTCCATCTTCTCGTTCTTGTGGGGGACTGACTTTCAACAGAATATCTGTTTCGCCCCATAATTTGGCAGTATCGCTGATTATTGTAGCTCCTGCGGCTTCATAGTCAGAATCGCAAAAAAATGATCGTTCTCCTGCACCTGCTTCTACCCAAACTTCCAAACCTTGTTTTACCAATCGGGTAACGGTGTCAGGAATTAATGCCACACGACGTTCACAAACTTCAATTTCTTTAGCAACTGCTATTCTCATGAAATCTCCTGAAGATAAATACCTAATCTCTGCCAAGTAAGCGATTGTCTAGATAAGGCGTGTCCTGCACTCATAGTACTTAGGCAGGAACATCACCCATGAATTTTACTTGTAGATTGAACCTTGAAACTTTCCTCTCCCACTCTTAGCTGTCCAGGCAAAGCCTGACTTTGCCGCTCGCAGATGTCATATTTTCAGATAGTTGCAAACAGGGTTACGTATTGCACATCCTAAATTGATTCCCAAATTTTGCATCTTTATCTTCAGCTTGTTTTCGGGATTGAGAAATTTTGGTATTCCTTTCTTATAGAGTAATATTGACCAAATTTTGAAAGCTTTATAATTTCCAAATCAAATTTTAATAATTACGACTCTGATTCCAACTTATTTTAATCAATTTAGCCCAACTTAACTGGCGATCGCTGATGGTACGCCTCAATTTTTATAACAAAATTCTCAAATTTAGATACACTTGTACATATTTGGAAACACAATCCAATCCCGACTGTGTTTATATTTAGTTCAAAATTTGACCAACCTAGTGCAGGCTGGCAAAAATAACTAACCAGTGTTAGAAGTAGTATCAAGCACTGATAAGCTCAAAGAATCAAAACAAAAGGGAGAGGGGAGAAATGCCTCAACCAGTTGCGATCGCCATCAGATTAACCGAACAACAAAAACGGTTGTTAGAACAAATAACTCGCGCCCGTACAAATCCGTATCGGTTAGTGCAAAGGGCACAGCTAAGGATAGTGGGCAGCTTGGGGAATGACGAATACGGAAATTGCGTCATCATTACGATTAACACGGGGACAGGTGCGATTATGGCGAACAAGATGGCAAAATGCAGCTCAAGAATGGGAGCAAGTCAAATCAGAAGATATCGAGGATGAAACGTTGTTCACACAGATCATCTCGATACTTAAAGATGAGCCACGACGTGGGAATCCAGGAAAATTTAGTCTGGAAGAAATCGTTCAAATTATTGCAGTTGCGTGTGAAATACCAGCAACTTCGGAGCGTCCAGTCAGCCACTGGACGCCCAAAGAGCTTGCAGACGAAGTGGTCAAGCGCAAAATAGTATCAGAGATTTCGCCCCGAAGCGTAGGTCGTTTTTTAAAATCAAGCAATGTTGCAACCACATCGAAGTCGTTACTGGTTAAACGCAAATCCACCAGATCCAAAAGTATTTAAACAAGAGGTTCAGCAGGTTTGTCATTTATATCAAAAAGCAGAAGAACTAAAACTTGAGAGTGTACATGTTGTCAGTACGGATGAGATGACAGGTATTCAAGCACTCGAACGAGCATATCCCACCCAGGAAATGGAACTTGGCAAAATTGAATACCAAGAATTTGAGTACATTCGGCATGGAACCCTTTCTTTAATTGCCTCTTGGGGCGTAGCTGAAGGACTTGTACTAAATGCCTCTGTTAAAGAAACACGCAACGAAGATGATTTCGCTAATCATATTGCTCAAATAATCGCTACCAATCCAAACGATGGATGGATTTTTGTTACCGATCAACTCAATACTCATAAGTCTGAGTCTTTAGTTCGACAAGTTGCAACTAACTGCGGTATAGACATTGATTTAGGTATTAAAGGTAAATCTGGTATTCTCCATTCGATGGAGTCTCGTGCAGCATTTTTAACTGATACAAGTCATCGAATTCGTTTTGTTTACACTCCAAAGCATAGTTCTTGGCTCAATCAGATTGAGTGTTGGTTTAGTATTTTGGTACGTCGTTTACTTCGACGTGGTAACTTTATTTCTACTCACGACCTCAAACAACAAATTTTGAATTTTATTAATTACTTTAATTGCACTTTGGCAAAGCCATTTGTTTGGAAGTTTTTAGGCTATCCTGATTCTGCTTAGACTGGTCAGTTATTTTTGCCTGCATGCACTAGTCATAAAATCAGCACTCTATAAGGGGAATGAAGTAAATCGAGTATATGGTAAATTTATAACTAAGTAATTTTGCTGTAGCCCAAACCTCAGTGAGGATGGCACTTTTTTTTGTTATTCAACGTCAATTGTCAGGAAGTCAGTAGTAAAGTTTAGTAACGAATACTAACACACAGTTATTTTAGATAACAGATTTATATTTTGGTAGAGGAAGCCTGATTATGCGACGTTTACTTTCTGCTTTAGCCGTGACTAGCTTTCTGGTTGCTGGATTACCAACCTTGACTTGGGCGCAAAGCTTACCTGGATTTACGCTCTTTAGCGGCATCAAAAGCGAAAATCAATTGCCCTTCCGGTTAGATTTTGGTGGACAAGCTAATGGTTGGGATCGATACATATTAAGGATTCCAGCCCAAAGAATGAAATTGGCTGTTGGTCAATTTGCGATTACCTACCCTGATTATTACAAAGGAACTTTTGACCAGAAAAACATTGAAGTCCGAGTCAAAGGCAAAGCAGTTCCGCTTTCTGAGGTGAAGTGGGATAAAGAAGGTAAGCTAATTAATATTTTTCCCGAAGAGCCGGTGCCAGCAGGTAGCGCAGTTGAGGTAGTCTTATCTAACGTGAAAAATCCAGCCTTCGGTGGAGTTTACTATTTTAACTGTCAAGTCCTCTCCCCTGGCGATGTGCCACTACTACGCTACATGGGAACATGGATTTTGAGCATCAATTAAGAGTAGGCAGTGGGGAGTGGGGAGATGACGCAGCAGGGGGAGCAGGGGGAGAAAGAATAACTAATGACTATTCCCTATTCCCTAATAAAGTAATAGAATTAGAGATTGTGAGTTTTTATAAAAATCACCTAAGAGGAGAACAGTATGAAAAGAACACTGGGCGGTACTAGCCGTAAGAGAAAAAGAACCTCTGGTTTTCGCGCCAGAATGCGGACACCAGATGGCAGAAACGTGATTAGCGCTAGAAGAAGAAAGGGACGTCACCGTTTGAGCGTTTAGGGAATATTAAGCTAAAAGAACATCTGTGGCTTTGCCTAAAGCAAATCGGCTAAAATCCCGCAAGGATTTCCAGGCAGTTTTCCGGGAAGGGATTCGGCGTAATGGCTCTTATTTAACATTGAGAGCCTTAAAGCCGTTATGTTCAACAAAACTTTCTTTGTCCACTGCCACCCAGACAACACAAGCAAGTGACTCAGCACATCTTGCCAGCACGCGGATTGGCATTTCCATAAGCACAAAAGTCAGCAAAAGGGCAGTGGTTCGGAACCGAATCAAACGGCAAATTGCTTCAGCTTTATATAGCTTGCTGCCCAAATTATCACCAGGATGGCGGCTAGTGTTCATTGTCAAACCCACAACAGCAGAATCTAAGTGCGTAAGCCCACAATTTCTGCAAGAATTAGAGCAGTTGTTGGCACAAGCTGAGGTGTTCGATGGGAATTCGTGAAGATGTTTATTATGAAGGTGGCCCCCATCTTGGGGATTTAATTGTCAACCTGTTGATTGGGCTAACCATTGTCGGGATACCATTAACAGTTGGGGCAATTGTCAGAGCATTGTGGCTGCGTTTCCGCATCACCGATCGTCGAATTACCGTGACAGGAGGCTGGCAGGGACGCGATCGCACTGACATAATTTACTCAGAAATTGTCAAAGTCGTCACAGTCCCCCGTGGCATTGGCTTGTGGGGAGATATGGTACTAACCCTAAGAAACGGCAGTCGTCTCGAATTGCGTGCAATTCCCAAGTTTCGGGAAGTTTATGACTACATCAACGAAAGAATTGCTGCGAAAAATCCTGAATATAGCGCTGCTGCTAACAAGTGATGAGAGTGCAGGGAGCAGGGGAGCAGGGGGAGATGAGGGAGAAGAACCAATGCCCAATGCCCAATGCCCCATTTGGATGTGCGGCTATCCGTAGCGAAGGGTAGTCGCACATAATTTATGATTTAGATAAATTAGATTCAGTTAGTTTACAGTACCTCAGGTTGAATTCAGAATAATGGATTTTGGTATCGGCTTTCTCTCGAACAACGTGATGCTGCCAATCATAGATTTCTTCTATGGTATTGTGCCTAGCTACGGATTGGCGATCGTTGCTTTGACCCTGATAGTCCGCTTCGCGCTCTATCCCCTGAGTGCTGGCTCAATTCGCAACATGCGGAAAATGCGAATTGTACAACCTCTGATGCAGAAGCGGATGGCAGAAATCAAAGAGCGCTATAAGGATGAACCGCAAAAGCAGCAGGAGGAAATGGTCAATGTTCAAAAAGAATTTGGCAACCCCTTGGCAGGCTGTTTTCCATTACTAGTGCAAATGCCGGTTTTATTAGCGCTGTTTGCTACTTTGCGGGGTTCGCCTTTTGCAAGTGCTAACTACAGCGTTAACCTGCAAATCCTTCCCGCAGAACAAATCGAACAAATTCAACCGCAAGCCTTTGCGACTGCTCCTCAAAATATTTACGTTGCTGATGGAGAACACGTTAAAGTAGCTGCCATCCTTCCTAGTGGTAACAAACTAGCGGTGGGAGAACAAACTAAGATCCAATATCAGACCGTTGAGGGCAAACCATTTCAAGTACTCTTAGCAAAACACCCAGAAAATAAGCTCATTCCTGATTGGAAAGTCACCAAAGGTGAAGATAGGGTAAAAATTGATGCTGAGGGTAATGTAGAAGCATTGCAGCCCGGAGAAGTCACCATTCAAGGAACAATTCCTGGACTAGCAGCAGAAAAAGGCTTTCTGTTTATTGATGCTTTAGGCAGGGTTGGCGCAACTGATCCAGATGGCACAATCCACTGGGATATCGTCGCTATGATCGTCTCGTTTGGAATCAGCCTCTATGTTAGCCAAATGCTTTCTGGGCAAAATTCCAGTGGTGGCAATCCGCAGCAAGATACAGTTAACAAAATTACTCCAGTTATTTTTTCTGGGATGTTTTTGTTCTTCCCCTTACCAGCAGGGGTGCTGATGTATATGGTGATTGGTAATATTTTCCAAACCGCACAAACTTATCTTCTCTCCCGCGAACCTCTACCAGAAGAACTGCAAAAAATCGTAGCAACCCAGGAAAAAGAAGCAGTAGTCGCAGAACAAAAGGCATTGCCATTTGAACCAAAAAGTGCCAAGAAAAAGGCTACAGGGGGATCATGAGCAATATTCCCATGCAGCGAGGTCAGCAGTGGTTAAAATCCCTGCTGGAACTCACTGGAATACCTGCTGAGATTCAGGGTAATTTAGAAACTGCCCAATCTCAAGACGGCGATTCCCCAGAACCAGATAACTACTGGTTAACAATTGACCAAACTAATTTGACGACAGAACAAATCCAGGTATTAATTGGTGCCGATGGTTCTGTGTTAGATGCGATTCAGTATCTAGCAAATTCGGTTTTAAACCTGAGTCAATCCCCGGAAGACCAAGCCTCTTACACTATTGAGTTAAATGGCTACCGGGTTAAAAGAGAAGCCGAAATTCGCGCATTAGCAGAAGCAGCAGCCGATGAAGTGCGCTTTTCTGGTAGAGAAGTGGAAATCAAATCTCTTAGCTCTGCTGAACGGCGTCAAATCCATACCTTCTTGAAGGAATTTGGAGATTTAGAAACCTTCAGTCGCGGTAAAGAGCCGCATCGTCATCTGGTTGTCCGTCCAGCTTCGTTGGAAGGAGTTGGGAGTTAAGAGTTGGGAGTTAGGAGTTAGGAGTTAATTGAAAACTCTTAACAATATAATTTCTTTCAAAATTTCTCTTGTTCTTAAGAGATAAAATTAAAGATGTAGTATCAGTATTATTGCTGATAATGAAGATAAATTTTTAGTGAGGATGTCTCACCAATCCTATGGACGCAATTTTTATTCCGCAGCTAGCTAAAGCCCCGGAGCGGACAGAGGAAGTTCAGGTTCAGGAATTTCTGCCTGGTCTGGAAACGTTGACGCCAGTTCGCGGTCATGTGCGCGTGCAGCATCATGGCAATTACCTGGAAGTATCCGCTCAGGCAGAAACAATTATTACTTGTACCTGCAATCGCTGTTTGCAGCAATATAATCGACGTTTAGGGCTTGATACGAATGAAATCATCTGGTTAGACGAAACCGCAAATCAGGTAAATGACTTGCCCTTAGAACGGGAAGTGATTATGGAAGAGTTGCTTGAAACCCTACCACCCGATGGTTATTTTTATCCCAACGAATGGCTGTATGAACAGATGTGCTTGGCAGTACCTCTGCGCCAGCTGTGCAATCGGAATTGTCCAGGTATTGCTGTAAGTAATACAGTTGATAATTCTGATATTCCTGAAACTCCAGTTGATAACCGTTGGGCTTCTCTGGAAGCTTTGAAAAAACAACTTCCGGGATAAACAGGTGACTTTCAACTTAGTTAACGCGCTATTAGTTAGTAGCGCGTTTATTTTAATGAGTCGGTTATCATAGCTTTAGGATACACAGTAAAGCCAGAAACTAAAAGCATTGAGCCGTAATAATAAACACAAACTGGCAAATAATGTTCTTTATTTATCATTATGACCTTGCTTAACTTAGTCTCAGCTAAGTGGTTGATTTAATCGTCTCCCACACTTGGTACAGAAGTTGAAAGTAACTGGATTAGTGCAATCACAATTGGTACATATTATATTTTTTTAAACTGGAGTTTGAGATGGAATGTCTCTCTTAAAATTGTTGGTTGAACTAAATTCAGTGAGTGCATTATTCCTATCAGTAGACTGAGGAATTGGTTGTGAACTTGCTTGAATAAATACTGACTCCATTTGGGCAAAATGCTCCAGCAGCATTCGATGGATAAAAATGTAACTACCTCCAACCTTTTGCAAAAAGATGTGTTCAGTCGCATAATCAAGAAAGCGGACATAGTTTCGAGGTATGCAATTTTTGGTGTAAAGAATGAGGCGTAAAATAAAGTGTTGTAGGCAGGCTTGACCACCCCCAAACACAAGCCCAGATACAAGCCCAAACACTAAACACAATTGCAGCCATTCTTTTTTTTCGAAGATTTGTTCACCAATAAATCTTCCAAATAATCCCCCAAGTAATCCGCCAATCAATCCCATTATCAGGGCATTCTTCGCTGAGTTCCATATCCCTTGGTTAGGAATTGTTCTTATCACTATATCTGGACCTCTCAGTCCACCTAACAATCCTAAAATCAGTCCATCAATTAGCCCATATAGTAAACCTAATTGCAGCCCAGTTAGAAGATCAAATGTTGTAGCGTTAACTAATTGCAGCCCAGTTTGGAGATCAAATGGAGTCTTAACTAGCTTAAAAAACAGTCCTACGATTAGCCCCAAAAGCAATCCACCTGGTAGTCTACTCTTCAAAAAGTTTTTGGCTTCTTGCCAAGACCATCTTAAAGTTTCAACTGGTTTGATTTCTGCTGTACTCCACGCTAAAGGTAGTGCAGCCGAAATTACACCAATTAATGCCCCAGGTGATTTATGTATTTGCCAGCCGATTAACCCACAAATGATTACTCCAATCAGAAAATTTGCAAATTTATAAAGTATTTTTTGCACTCGATTTGACAAGGATATAGGCTGTATTCTTTCAATAAAAAAGACCGTTTGAGACTTCTGAAACATCTGCTGTGCTAGCCAAATTAGCCAGCGCATTGCTTGCACTTTTGAGTATCTTGGCTCATACTTACGACGCTTAAACATCCGTTCAATATAAGTATCAAACAGGTGCTTTCGGCGTTCTTCTTTAGAACCTGTATTAGGTAAATCTTCAAGTCTCTTACCCTTATAAGCTAGAGTCATGACGCTTAAAGTAAGGGGAGACTTGGCTAACTCTTGCAACGTAGTGTCTTCTTGAAGCAATGTTTTTACTGCTTCCAGTTGTTCACCAGCCCTGTTTAAATATTGGTTAACTTGTTGAAATGTCAAAGATTGGATGCAAATAGCACCTTGCAATTCTAAACGATTAGAGAGAGCTTCATAATCTCGGATACGGCTTGTCACCACAATTTCAATCAGCCCATGTTCTTGCATGAATTGGTTGATGGCTTGAATGCAGGTTTCCCGACGCTCAATTTTCACCTCATCTAAACCATCTAGCAGCAGTAATAGTTGTTGATCTTCAATCCAGACTTTACCAAGCGCCTTAGAAATTTGATATGTACTATTCAATTCCTCAATCAGCCAATCAGCAATTGTTTGCTGTTTATTCCCCCAAGAAGATAAGTTCAGCACTACTGGAATAGGTTGGCTCAAATCTTTTTCGGTACGAGCAATTAATTCTTGTGCCAGCTTCAGGAGAGTGATCGTTTTACCCGCTCCTGGTTCTCCTAGAATCAGTAAGGTTCGTCCTTTTCCCATCTGATTGAAGACATCGGTGGCACTTTTCCCTTCAGGTAAGATTTGCCCAGACTCATTAGGAATTTCTTGGACAATGCTAGATGGGCGCTTTACTGCGTCTAATCGTTCTTCCAGTCCCAAATCAATTAGACCTTTAGTATACAAAGATTTTTCGAGTACGCCTTTAATCCAATACTGTTTGACTTTATTAAGTAAAACTTCTCGGAAACGGTACTCCTGTTTCCCTGAAGGAGGTTTTACCTGCCTTTGACCTATTAGTTTAGCTAGGCTGAAGCTTTCATTCACAGTTAGGTACTGAATTTGGTGCAAGTCGCGTCCAGCCTGTCCAATTTGAGCTTCC
It includes:
- a CDS encoding Re/Si-specific NAD(P)(+) transhydrogenase subunit alpha, which gives rise to MRIAVAKEIEVCERRVALIPDTVTRLVKQGLEVWVEAGAGERSFFCDSDYEAAGATIISDTAKLWGETDILLKVSPPQEREDGRSEIDLLKEGAVLLSFLNPLGNPVVAQQLANRKVTALSMEMIPRTTRAQSMDALSSQASLAGYKAVLIAAAALPKYFPMLTTAAGTIAPAKVFIMGAGVAGLQAIATARRLGAVVEAFDIRPAVKEEVQSLGAKFVEVKLDEETVAAGGYAKEISEASKQRTQEVVTEHIKNSDVVITTAQVPGRQAPRLVTEEMVAQMKPGSVIVDLAAEQGGNCACTEPGKDIVWNGVTIIGPINLPSSMPIHASQLYAKNVTSLMQLLIKDKALQVDFSDDIVDAACVTHAGEIRNQRVRDALQALNTQQPAVN
- a CDS encoding helix-turn-helix domain-containing protein, with translation MTNTEIASSLRLTRGQVRLWRTRWQNAAQEWEQVKSEDIEDETLFTQIISILKDEPRRGNPGKFSLEEIVQIIAVACEIPATSERPVSHWTPKELADEVVKRKIVSEISPRSVGRFLKSSNVATTSKSLLVKRKSTRSKSI
- a CDS encoding transposase — protein: MLQPHRSRYWLNANPPDPKVFKQEVQQVCHLYQKAEELKLESVHVVSTDEMTGIQALERAYPTQEMELGKIEYQEFEYIRHGTLSLIASWGVAEGLVLNASVKETRNEDDFANHIAQIIATNPNDGWIFVTDQLNTHKSESLVRQVATNCGIDIDLGIKGKSGILHSMESRAAFLTDTSHRIRFVYTPKHSSWLNQIECWFSILVRRLLRRGNFISTHDLKQQILNFINYFNCTLAKPFVWKFLGYPDSA
- a CDS encoding DUF2808 domain-containing protein gives rise to the protein MRRLLSALAVTSFLVAGLPTLTWAQSLPGFTLFSGIKSENQLPFRLDFGGQANGWDRYILRIPAQRMKLAVGQFAITYPDYYKGTFDQKNIEVRVKGKAVPLSEVKWDKEGKLINIFPEEPVPAGSAVEVVLSNVKNPAFGGVYYFNCQVLSPGDVPLLRYMGTWILSIN
- the rpmH gene encoding 50S ribosomal protein L34; its protein translation is MKRTLGGTSRKRKRTSGFRARMRTPDGRNVISARRRKGRHRLSV
- the rnpA gene encoding ribonuclease P protein component, which codes for MALPKANRLKSRKDFQAVFREGIRRNGSYLTLRALKPLCSTKLSLSTATQTTQASDSAHLASTRIGISISTKVSKRAVVRNRIKRQIASALYSLLPKLSPGWRLVFIVKPTTAESKCVSPQFLQELEQLLAQAEVFDGNS
- a CDS encoding PH domain-containing protein, which encodes MGIREDVYYEGGPHLGDLIVNLLIGLTIVGIPLTVGAIVRALWLRFRITDRRITVTGGWQGRDRTDIIYSEIVKVVTVPRGIGLWGDMVLTLRNGSRLELRAIPKFREVYDYINERIAAKNPEYSAAANK
- the yidC gene encoding membrane protein insertase YidC: MDFGIGFLSNNVMLPIIDFFYGIVPSYGLAIVALTLIVRFALYPLSAGSIRNMRKMRIVQPLMQKRMAEIKERYKDEPQKQQEEMVNVQKEFGNPLAGCFPLLVQMPVLLALFATLRGSPFASANYSVNLQILPAEQIEQIQPQAFATAPQNIYVADGEHVKVAAILPSGNKLAVGEQTKIQYQTVEGKPFQVLLAKHPENKLIPDWKVTKGEDRVKIDAEGNVEALQPGEVTIQGTIPGLAAEKGFLFIDALGRVGATDPDGTIHWDIVAMIVSFGISLYVSQMLSGQNSSGGNPQQDTVNKITPVIFSGMFLFFPLPAGVLMYMVIGNIFQTAQTYLLSREPLPEELQKIVATQEKEAVVAEQKALPFEPKSAKKKATGGS
- a CDS encoding Jag family protein; translated protein: MSNIPMQRGQQWLKSLLELTGIPAEIQGNLETAQSQDGDSPEPDNYWLTIDQTNLTTEQIQVLIGADGSVLDAIQYLANSVLNLSQSPEDQASYTIELNGYRVKREAEIRALAEAAADEVRFSGREVEIKSLSSAERRQIHTFLKEFGDLETFSRGKEPHRHLVVRPASLEGVGS
- a CDS encoding YceD family protein — its product is MDAIFIPQLAKAPERTEEVQVQEFLPGLETLTPVRGHVRVQHHGNYLEVSAQAETIITCTCNRCLQQYNRRLGLDTNEIIWLDETANQVNDLPLEREVIMEELLETLPPDGYFYPNEWLYEQMCLAVPLRQLCNRNCPGIAVSNTVDNSDIPETPVDNRWASLEALKKQLPG
- a CDS encoding zinc-ribbon domain-containing protein, which gives rise to MICTNCDCTNPVTFNFCTKCGRRLNQPLS
- a CDS encoding NACHT domain-containing protein, encoding MTQNLNIDGALIREAQIGQAGRDLHQIQYLTVNESFSLAKLIGQRQVKPPSGKQEYRFREVLLNKVKQYWIKGVLEKSLYTKGLIDLGLEERLDAVKRPSSIVQEIPNESGQILPEGKSATDVFNQMGKGRTLLILGEPGAGKTITLLKLAQELIARTEKDLSQPIPVVLNLSSWGNKQQTIADWLIEELNSTYQISKALGKVWIEDQQLLLLLDGLDEVKIERRETCIQAINQFMQEHGLIEIVVTSRIRDYEALSNRLELQGAICIQSLTFQQVNQYLNRAGEQLEAVKTLLQEDTTLQELAKSPLTLSVMTLAYKGKRLEDLPNTGSKEERRKHLFDTYIERMFKRRKYEPRYSKVQAMRWLIWLAQQMFQKSQTVFFIERIQPISLSNRVQKILYKFANFLIGVIICGLIGWQIHKSPGALIGVISAALPLAWSTAEIKPVETLRWSWQEAKNFLKSRLPGGLLLGLIVGLFFKLVKTPFDLQTGLQLVNATTFDLLTGLQLGLLYGLIDGLILGLLGGLRGPDIVIRTIPNQGIWNSAKNALIMGLIGGLLGGLFGRFIGEQIFEKKEWLQLCLVFGLVSGLVFGGGQACLQHFILRLILYTKNCIPRNYVRFLDYATEHIFLQKVGGSYIFIHRMLLEHFAQMESVFIQASSQPIPQSTDRNNALTEFSSTNNFKRDIPSQTPV